The Lineus longissimus chromosome 10, tnLinLong1.2, whole genome shotgun sequence genome segment atgacacaaataggttttcaaacagcaccccctatatggaagaccagcagtcaaattgcgctgattttcattctgaaggaaggtcttgcctaggggtacccacacaccaagtatgaactttctgggtcaagcggttaagaaaaaacgtgccacgattttgtcaaaagttaacgacggacgacgacgacgacgacgacgacgacgacgacgacggacgccagacaccgcagtatcgtattagctcacctgacaggtgagctaaaaagcacaagagtaaagactgaatatggcggcatgagatcggcgcgatctcgcgggatcggtcagggcgccgcctggcggccgagctgttaactcagttctccctttagaaaattaaagggatactcttgtgtttgagcccaaatggagtaacatgcaaaagtgttccataggtaagtttgaatgacacaaaatgacaaaTGTTACACTTTTGTAGAAATTTTAGagattgacctctgtgaccttgaacttgaaAGGTCAACTCTAAAACATTGTTTGAACTATGATGCATCCTTTTTATTAAACTTGAAGAGTTACCTCGGGTAGCCATTATCATGCATCACTGATTATTTAGCTTTCGCACACACAGAATAGGTGAAATATTACTTTTCAAGAACATGATGCAGATCATATTGAATGATCAGATAAAAAAATGTATGGGTTCACAGAGCATGGTCAGATGTCATCAGAAGGCCACTCTGTCCACTATAGTAGTCTGTCTCCTCCACAACAATTTGCAAAAGATAAATGATTCAAACAAGGTTCCAGTCTCACTCCTGACAATTCTTTCCTGTAAGTCTACCGATGATACATGAAGGGTCACTTAATATCAGACAAGAAATCACACGTATGGTCAACTCACCATTGTCATCCTCATGGAATTTGGTCTCGACCGTCACAACCACTTCAGAAGGTTGTTGCACTTCCCTGGGTTCACGTAAGTAGATCCCTCGTTTGCCACTGCCACATGTCACTTTGAACTGAATCTTTCTCTCCACATTATGGGAATGCTCCACCAAATGGTCAAATGCTTTATCCACCTGGAAGATAACCAATGCACTGTGAACTATTTACAAATAAATTACAAGAAACCTAGCTCTAGCATTTCACAGAGTGATAAACCTTTCCATTACAACACATATTGAAAACAATCACGAAATGTTTGAATTAGTCTAGATCACACTGACGACGGTAGTATAAATCTGAGcctactggtacatgtactttccccATCTCTGTTCTGGGTCGGCAGAAGGGCATGGATGTAGCTTCCTCAACACCTTACTCGAACCACCCATTGTCTCCATCAAGGACCTTAGCATCGTTTATGTCTATGTTGTAATCGGAGCATGCCTGTGGATACGCTATGACACTTACAATAAAGTTACCGGCTGAACTGGGGTGCATATCTGATCGAGAGGGCATGTTCGTATCTTCTTTGCATCAAGTACATGGGATAAGATACAAATGAAGACTGGATTGACAGTTTGTCTCACTGTGTTCATGGGTTTTAAACAGGTTTGTATGCCTTTAGAAGCCCCTTGTTTTTTCCTCTTGTCATCTTGAGCAGAAAGGTTTTTGCACCTTATTCTTATCAATATTCAAAACCGTGGCAAATCTAGCAGGTTAAAGCTGTTATCTGCTCCCTACAGACCCGATACACTATAGGCTGCTATAGCCACATGATACACAAATCTTCTGCATGACTGGTAAAGCACTAAAACTGTCATCCCCCAATAGTGTAGAACAATTGCCTTGAGGGCACACGGCCACATCTTCATGAGAAGATCATCTAAAACTATATGACATATGTTTTGGTATATTGAATAATAAGGGAGATTTGGCAACGGAAATTTGACCAAGCATGTATAGTCATATCACGATAGGCTGGGATAGGAATTCACATGCGTTACTGGCTACGCGAGCATCTTATATGCATGGCCACAAGTCTGAGTTTGCTTGAAATTAACGAATGTAGACTAAGAATGTATGTCAGAAACAGAAACTGGTATTAAAAAAAATGCATGGattaatattttttattcaaagggagtataagaccatgaACAGAAGCAACCTCATTTGATGCCATGTATATTACTGAACGGATGTTAATAGGAATAATGGAGGAACACAACACCAACTCATGACAACACACCttgaatgataaaatgaaatggccagggccattgtgctcacctcttgtgaagggaagatggatgaagcattagcatggttttaaatgtaagaaagaaatgaagtaatgttttacaatgaaattgacCCATCATGGAAATGCTTAGGAATAGGTtaattatgttgtttgcttgtgtctagtacaagaaacaaccatcatctgaaattcctagggctctgtagaggttaattaatcctgcatttgcctaggcttagactatgacatcccactttgcagcatttcaaggcacccttaggggagagtccactattaacatttggggccctgctggccaaactgagaatcagaaaaagactgcagtttagtctaagtgtataggggtacattcgtaccaagttagggatctgtagctaaagcagtgacaaaacgtgccgtcattgtaaaatggcggtgcgataggaaaactttgacctctgtgaccttgagaaataggtcaaatcaaaaacccacatttatgaaatgtatccttgccaggagtacctaccataaaaatgttatgaaaatcagaccactattaaacgagcaatcaaacattttaactttgaacattaaatttggcccccgggtggccaaactaagaatttttcaagatgcccgcttggcacccatattggctatcacatttgataaaaaatcaaggatttagtagagagtacatagatatacatccagatcaaatttggttgcaatccgatcattagtttcggagtaatagtactgtgtttatttttcaagatggctgcctggcggccatatttgatgtccgaatggccgaaattttaggggtgaaatagagaatccccagatacatgtccacactggtttaaaaccttctagctaaaatagataggaaacatgctactgttcagtgaatcagcaaacgttgacctctgtgaccttgaaaaggaggtcaactcaaaaacctggaggatatatgatgcacctttgctagaagtacctaccatatttttttcaaaatttcccgactactattcagggcgatattgcatattttcacttttaacgtttggccccctggtggccaaaccatgaaacgaatcggaccgaaacttggtctccaaggtgtcattacataagggtacatgtgtaccaagtttcaactcaatagctctaacagttacgaaacgtgccctgctaacggacgacggacgacgacgacgacgacggacgacggacgacggacgccacggtatgggataagctcacctctgctaagaggtgagctaaaaacacaaGCAGGATTTCTAAGGAAGCAGAAATGCTCTCCCCTCCCATGACAGCTAATATTGCTTACCTGTACCAGACCATGTCCTAAAGCAAATACTTCTATACTCTCCACCTTTAAAGCTGTGTTTTCTAAAGCTCTGCGTATACTATATGGGGTGTAGGGAATACTTCTAGCTTTCAGGCCAGACAGGATGAGAGCTGGAAGCAAGACAGAACCAATATAAATAAAAGTCAAGCATAAAAAGCATTGCATTGGATGTAACTTGGTTCAAACAAAACATACAGGAGCCCATGAGCTagagtatgggcggttattaccgcaaataaagacaaaccaaagcaaagacacttgtgtagcatatcaaggacacgtagattgatactcctatgtgtgccacatcaaagacatctggaatgcatgttttgtttttgtttgatacagcatagataaaactagaccgcaacctccCTGGGatagacagttgttttcatgagccatacacagcacagataagacatgaccgcaatacctctctgtaccatacaccacgtcaaagataacgatgcgaagtcaacagacggcgccaccgtcttgggaaaagtaaaaagttgaaggaggttgacacagttttctaacttatatctatccatggttatgatatactagtatgattgatgatgttgaaaagaaaggggatctcaaaatacgacagtctactacgaatagatgcaatagtgacataacaacacgtgcattttcccgctagtcgcttatatcaacaaaaacctgaagttgtcgatgtcgtttttacttttcccaagacggtggcgccatctgttgacttcgcatcgttagatgtctttgatgtggcacacataggagtatcaatctacgtgtccttgatatgctacacaagtctctttgctttggtttgtctttatttgcggtaataactaCCCATACTAGAGTTTAAACGATGagtgaaatggccaagggccattgtgctcaccgtaaagatatttggtggttaggaatttatcctggttaagaaacatgctacatgtatagtatataggtcaaaccaaagtcggtacaacatgtgatgtatcgttgctttgaGTAAtaccatacaaatatcatcaaaaacaagtcactaataaacgagatattgcattttttacctattttagttttggcctcctggtggccaagtcgagtaccagatcagatcgaaattcgatgtccgaggttacatgacgcagggagtcatgtgtaccaaatttcaagttataGTTTTAGCGGTTAAGATACGTTCCATAGCTACTctgaaacggccaatttacgccatttgacccaatgtgaccttgaaattttggatgaatcaaaaacctgtatgatatgtgatgtatccttgctaggagaacctacaatcaaaatttgatcaaaattagatcagaccaaaatttggtgtctgcggttatatgacaaagggagtcatgtgcaccaaatttcaagttcatagctttagcggttaagaaacgtgccacagttacactcaagcgatcaatttacaccatttgacctctgtgaccttgaaaactaggtcaaatcaaaacctgtacgacatgtgatgtatccttgctaggagtacctaacataaaaatgttatcaaaaacagGTCaatcataagagagatatcacactttttaggtttccacttctggccccctggggGCCAAGTTCAGAAATAGATctgactgaaattcattgtcagaggttaccTGACCTGAGaggttctgtgtacaaagtttcaagttcatagccctagcggtaaAAAAATGTGCCActatttttgaaataggatacgatgACGGATGACGACaacagacactgcggtattgtatagactcacttAGACGGTGaaccaaaaagcaaacatttgATAAACTGCTGTAGTTGATGGCAAAGTGAGTCAAGTACCTTTTCAGGCTGGTACAAACATCAAAACCAACAACCCCAACAGCTGATGACATCATGTTTAATATTACAATGATGGTATGGGTGCTCGGATTACTGGTTTTACCTCTGGTTTCTTTTCGAGAATAAAAGCAACCCTCCTAATGGGCCTAAAGGTAGATGACAATCGGTCTCTCCTAGCGGATTCAATGGacaacttcatcatttgtatatGGTACTCAATATTTAccaatgtttttatttgtacAAATGAAGATACTGTTACAATATGATGCAGAACCAATTTCAGATGACATTCAATTATTATGTTGTTGAGATGGGAAATACTTTTTCATTCCACCATTAAACACTCACTTTAAGCTATTTTAATGGCTTTAAGACATTGACCAGGTATAAATCCTCTCATTAGAGTGGGAAGGATCGATTCATTAGTGAATGATGCAAACCATCCTGGTAAAGTACAGCCCAACAATACATGACACAAAAGGGAAACACATACCTATAGCCCCACATGCATTAGGAGAGCTCATACTGGTACCATTCATGAGCTGTGATCCACGCAGGGTCCAGTTTGGTACTGATGTTATGGCACCTCCAGGGGCACTGATACACACACCTAAAGCACCATCATGCCTGAAGGAGAAGACCAACATACACAGGGCtagtaaaaagtaaaaaaagattATCCAGTGAAGCAGTTGATTTTGTCTCCAATGCCACATAGCGTAACGAAGAAAAGGACCTTTATGATGCTGTTTCACAACGCTATACTGTAGTCTGTGAGTCTGAGGTTGGCTGGTGGGTTGGGGGGGCATGTCTTTGACTTGGGCAGGCTGATAAGTGTGCTCTCTCCTAGTGTCTATATCTGATTGTGATCTTTGATCATAATAATGTGAAACATTGGGTAAtacgaataaagactagcaaacgcttttttctaaaactccacgtacatttacactaggcgtATCTGTACAAAATTTAAAGACCTATGattctgaaaacaaaaacatccaCAAAACCCCGATCAGTCAGAAGTAATTAGTGTAATAAATCACAATTAGTCACCTTTTACTATATAAATAAAGCAATTGAAAGGAAAACATACTTTTAATCTCCCGTTCACACGTCTGACCCGAGCACAAAAACTCGCTTGCGTAAACTAGGCCAATATGATAATGTTTCTGATGACGTAGCCTCCGGAATCTTGAGTCTTGACCTAATTTCAAAAGCAATTATAAACATGGAAGACAATAGTGCCTCGAGTGATACTTCATCGGATTTCTTTGACTTTTCTGACTCCGACAGTGGTGATTTTGACTTTGTATTTGATGAGAATGAATCTCATGGAGATGAGGAATTAAATAGGCCTAATGATGAAATTGTTGGGATAGCTCCTTATATGTATGAGCCAGAACCCCTACCACTACCAGACGATGCAGTAGAGAGAGATCAGCCACTACCAATACCAATGGAAGTTGGTGAACATGTGGAAGAGCTTGATTATACAGTTCTTGAAAATTGGTAAGTTACTAAATCCTAGTTTATACTATTTCCACAAGTTCACAATCCTAGCCCTTTAGGCCTATAATGGGCTAGGGTAAAGTAGAAATTCCCTTAAACATTAAAGGCGATCTCTGTAAAAAAAGCCATTCAACCTCCATCTGTTTACTCTACCGTCTACGGCCTAGGCCATGTAGGCCTAGGACCATCTTCTATCGATATGTTGtcggcctaggcctaggctCTGAGGAGAGAGTAGCCTACTTGTTTACTGGCCTAAGGTCAATTAGTTCAGTCCCATAgccaatattttcattcaatttaaaTCCTGTAAACAGGGTACATCTCATTTAAACTGAAAAATGTTGCAATCCCATGGGTGGCCTTCATTGAAGTTCTATTGTATAGCCCTATAGGCCCTTGATGATAAGATGAATCAGTGCTACCACATGGTTAGAGGTTGAGGCCTGCACCTGCAAATTAGGAAGGTCCGAAACAAAAACAGAACAAAGtcactttgaaaaagaaaactaaatttaatattatatacaatgtacaggcagtaaataataaatttcatcaatataTCTTTACAGGTGCACTTGTGACAATTGCCAGGTACAACATACAAGGGCGAAGTGCGTCTGTCGGGATATCAACGAATACCGAGCCAAGTTAACAGAAGATGAGAACGCACCAACATGTATCACCGCACAGAAAGGGTTCAATTCAGTATGCATTAATGAAGACGTCCTGGAAACAGCTTGGTATCAATATAGACAACAATATGGTAAAAATGCCCACAGCAATGGACCAAGACACCGACGTTTACGCCATATAGCATATCGACAGTTAGTGCGGTGGTGCTACGGCTACTTGGGAAAAGACATAAGAGTGGTTCTTCCATCATGTGCTGTAAGCAAAATTAGAGCCTTTTTCCCTCCACCAGGActtgaagaaaattttcaatttgttggATTCGAAGATGCCATAGACATTGAGTAAAAGTAATGACCACAATGGGCGAGTTCAGAATTCTGTGTGTGTTATATAAAAGGGATCTGTTATTTTAAATATCAGCTTCAGCAGCACATAACACTTAGTTGGCAACTTGTTCAAATTTTGTATAATCTGCATCTTAACGAGACCATTGACTGTCATGTGttcaaattatcataaaaaGACAATATAGCAACAGAAACCATGTAATAGATCCTTTACACATAACACACCACGAATTCTGAATCCACCCccccaaacaaacaaacaatactACAAACAATACTTTGTACATGCATTTTCAAACAGTTTCGTCTATTCCAAACATTGCTTAATATAATATGGATTCAGTCTCTGTCAAATGATGTAACTCGTGCTTATCATCAAGAAGGAAATAAGAATGTCACTATCATAATTTGCACTATCTAGTTTTGTGTGTTCTTGAAACGTGCATGTGCTCGATGTTCAGCAATGGCAATGTCTTTTGATGCTGGGCGTGCATGTCCTGAACAAAGTGAAGGGGGGTCATCATTGATTTCATATGTTTGCCCACTCCTGACAAGTTGGAAAACTTCTGTTCGGACTGTATCGACATATCCTGAAAGTGGAATGCATATAATGATTATGTCTGAAAAAAGTATAGAGAGCCAGTGTAATAGTAAATCTAGTACCCCTGGGAAATGTGTCTACAGAATAAGCCTCACTGTCCAttaatgtccagttttgctaGATGCAACTGCTGGACACTTTTCCCATAGGACAATCCAACCAGCCACACCTGTACTGTCACCACATTTGACTGACTACAATTTTACTTTAATTGAAGTTAATATTTGAATTAGTACAATGGTCTCACCATATGTTGGGTTGTTCATAACTGGCACCACAATGTACTGGCCTCCATGGCTTTTGGGGTACCTGATGTTGTAGGACAGGTTTCCATCACGAGTTTTCTTCTGATTTTTCCCGCCATTTTCATTGAAGTGGATTGCAGCCATTTCTAGCCTACAACATAAGGAAAAacaaatatataatatataactTCTTTAAAAGGCATTGTTTTGAAGGGCATAGTatcaaaaaagtgaaaaaaagactaccaatatatatacatgtatgataaatcCTAAAAATGTCAGTTAGAACCATCAATTCtaaagtcatgaaagtttgtAAAGTCCGGTCTTACCTGCTTTTCATCCCCTGGTACCCAAAGTGGTACATTTTTGGTGCAAAATGGTTTACTGTACTGTGGAAACCTTCGAGTCCAGATGTTTGACCATCTGAACTCAACCTTGAAACAGCTTTCAAGACGACCTTGTTCTGTAGAATTTGCCGACATAGAATGTCATATACTTCTGAAGCTGAAATGAGGTAAAGTACAGCTGTAATTAAGTATGTTACAATGCAGAGTCTTTGTTTttcgtgaaatgaacaaatctACAATTTCACAATGAAAGGTCAATTGGTCAATTAAATGTACAACAAACTTCAGGTGAAATAATTGCCATGTGACAGCCAGGCAATGACATTGAAATTATATTTACCTGGATGAAGCCAGCGTCTTGGGGTAATTGCTCCATGAGCACACCTTGGAAACAACTCATTTTCGTGCTCGTGCTTGTTGACAATGTGGTTTGCCAGTGAGGACCATTTTGCAACAATCAGGCTACCATCATGGTTACTAGTCACTGCACTCCAATACAAATGGTTTATTATGCTCCTCTGCCAACATTTCACATCTGGTGTCTTTTTTGCCAAACTCGCGAGCCTTTTCTTTATGCCTGAAACAACAATGAAATTAAATGCAGTCACTAATTCTAGCAGTCTGATTAGATGGAGTAGCCCTGTCCTTTCAAGATCAAGTTTGTCTATGAAATTTAACTGTACCTTTTGCCACATGCCATATGTCAAGGTAGTGGGTTACCTTGCCAGGCCATTCTTCCCGTACATGTTTGGCTACGCCTGTGTGACCATCGGTAGTCAACTCAATTTTTAGGTGTGGCAGTGCTGCGTCAAGGAAATCCAGAGTGCGTGAGAGTCCTAAGACTTCCATCGCTGCACTCTTTTTTGTGTCAGGTTCAGTCgactgcaaaagaaaaaaacaatatgtGTCAATCTACAAAACACAACAGAACGGTCCTGATATGGGAattttttctgcaaaaatatcatgatccAACTTACCACCACAAGCTCTGTGCACACTATAACATTGTCCGTTATGTTGTGCAGGGTGTAGCTCCCGTATTTGGCGCAGTGCCCCATGGAGTCGCACCTGGCATCACCAGAAAGTTGGACACCATCGTCAAGCTTTGACAGTACGCGGATGTATTCATCCTCCCAGCAGTTGCGGACAGCCTGGTTTAGGAATTTGCGCTGATGCATGATGAATGTCGGAATAGTGAAGCCCTGTACACCCCAAAACTTTAACATTCTGACAGCTTTGCTGGGAATACTGCCAGAACAAAGAAGTGCCGTGGATAGAGAAATGTTGCCTGAGGGAAAAGTCCCAATCATTTCCTGGCTACTCCatcttgtattttcatcacaacTCAGACAATGCTGAGAAATGGTGACAAGAGTGCCATTCATTGAAGCAACATTTGCCTCTGCTCCACTATGTCCACACTTCTGGCAGATCTTAAAGAGGTGCAAGAGCTTCTTCTCCGAAACAACATACAACTTCACAAACTCACTGTCACCATTATCGGGGCTGTTGTAGGATTCATCACTGGAAAACAAGCGGGAACATTTTGGAATTTTTATATTATTTATTATAGACAATGATTACCATTTTCAGGGGCAGTGAAAACTGAAAGGTTGTCTTTTACACCGGGCAGGAAAAGATCCCTACTAAAATCTTACGTATGAACTACTGTGGAAGAGGGCTAGTATATATACCAGTTATGTGATATCATTATTATAAT includes the following:
- the LOC135494756 gene encoding uncharacterized protein LOC135494756, yielding MNGTLVTISQHCLSCDENTRWSSQEMIGTFPSGNISLSTALLCSGSIPSKAVRMLKFWGVQGFTIPTFIMHQRKFLNQAVRNCWEDEYIRVLSKLDDGVQLSGDARCDSMGHCAKYGSYTLHNITDNVIVCTELVVSTEPDTKKSAAMEVLGLSRTLDFLDAALPHLKIELTTDGHTGVAKHVREEWPGKVTHYLDIWHVAKGIKKRLASLAKKTPDVKCWQRSIINHLYWSAVTSNHDGSLIVAKWSSLANHIVNKHEHENELFPRCAHGAITPRRWLHPASEVYDILCRQILQNKVVLKAVSRLSSDGQTSGLEGFHSTVNHFAPKMYHFGYQGMKSRLEMAAIHFNENGGKNQKKTRDGNLSYNIRYPKSHGGQYIVVPVMNNPTYGYVDTVRTEVFQLVRSGQTYEINDDPPSLCSGHARPASKDIAIAEHRAHARFKNTQN